In Anseongella ginsenosidimutans, one genomic interval encodes:
- the glmM gene encoding phosphoglucosamine mutase, which yields MTLIKSISGIRGTIGGRRGEGLTPPDVVKFVSAFARWQQQKTGNRKIVIGRDGRISGEMVRNLAVGALQGMGMDVVDLGLSTTPTVEIAVPEEKAGGGIILTASHNPRQWNALKLLNGKGEFISAQDGREVLEIAEKDDYQYAEVDHLGKLEINDTYFQKHIDQILALPLVDVAVIKKAGFRVVLDAVNSTGGIVVPMLLKALGVAVVEELYCTPDGEFPHNPEPLAENLTALSSEVVAKKAHLGIAVDPDVDRLVFVCEDGSMFGEEYTLVAVADYVLAGKPGNTVSNLSSTMALRDVTLKHGGNYTAAAVGEVNVIEAMKASNAVIGGEGNGGVIYPDLHYGRDALVGIALFLSHLAKKDMPVSALRATYPAYHISKNKISLSPEMDIDALMGKVQEKYKDRPVNTIDGIRIEFDGQWVHLRRSNTEAIIRIYSEGRSEAAAGALAGKIINDFKEFMNNS from the coding sequence TTGACACTCATAAAATCTATATCAGGCATCCGGGGAACTATCGGAGGCCGTCGTGGTGAAGGACTTACCCCGCCGGATGTGGTAAAATTCGTTTCGGCCTTCGCCCGCTGGCAGCAGCAGAAAACCGGGAACCGGAAGATCGTAATAGGCCGCGACGGCCGCATTTCGGGTGAAATGGTTAGGAATCTCGCCGTGGGAGCCCTGCAGGGAATGGGCATGGACGTCGTTGACCTGGGCCTTTCCACAACGCCTACCGTAGAAATAGCCGTGCCGGAAGAAAAGGCGGGAGGCGGCATCATCCTTACCGCCAGTCATAATCCCCGGCAGTGGAATGCGTTGAAACTGCTGAACGGGAAAGGAGAGTTCATTTCCGCCCAAGACGGCAGGGAAGTCCTGGAAATAGCGGAAAAGGACGATTATCAATACGCCGAAGTAGACCATTTGGGTAAGCTGGAAATTAACGATACGTATTTTCAGAAACATATCGACCAGATCCTTGCGCTTCCGCTTGTTGACGTGGCGGTTATAAAAAAGGCCGGTTTCCGGGTAGTGCTGGACGCGGTCAATTCAACCGGGGGAATTGTGGTACCCATGCTGCTGAAAGCGTTAGGCGTCGCCGTTGTAGAGGAATTATATTGTACTCCTGACGGGGAGTTTCCGCATAATCCCGAGCCGCTGGCGGAAAACCTGACCGCTCTTTCTTCAGAGGTTGTGGCGAAAAAAGCCCACCTTGGTATCGCCGTAGACCCCGATGTGGATCGCCTGGTATTCGTTTGTGAAGACGGAAGTATGTTTGGGGAAGAGTATACCCTGGTAGCCGTGGCAGACTATGTGCTGGCCGGGAAACCCGGAAACACCGTTTCCAATCTTTCCTCTACCATGGCCCTGCGGGACGTTACGCTGAAACACGGGGGAAACTATACCGCTGCCGCTGTAGGAGAGGTGAATGTTATAGAGGCCATGAAAGCAAGCAATGCCGTGATAGGCGGTGAAGGAAACGGCGGCGTTATATATCCTGACCTGCACTACGGAAGGGATGCGCTTGTGGGAATCGCACTCTTCCTCAGCCACCTGGCAAAAAAAGATATGCCGGTATCCGCATTGCGGGCCACGTATCCTGCTTATCATATTTCAAAAAATAAGATCAGTCTTTCGCCGGAAATGGATATCGACGCATTGATGGGGAAAGTGCAGGAGAAATACAAGGACCGGCCGGTCAATACGATTGATGGTATTCGTATTGAGTTTGACGGACAATGGGTACACTTGCGAAGATCCAATACAGAAGCAATAATCCGGATCTATTCCGAAGGAAGATCGGAAGCCGCCGCCGGCGCCCTGGCTGGTAAGATCATCAATGACTTTAAAGAATTCATGAATAATTCTTGA
- a CDS encoding cysteine desulfurase family protein — MRVYLDNAATTPIDPSVLEVMYKVMEENYGNPSSIHAHGREARSLVEKSRKTVAKLLNTSPSEIFFTSGGTEAHNAAIMGGISAYGIRHAITSRIEHHAILHTLEALARQGTVRLSFVNVDEKGRVDLRHLEQLLKDKGRSFVSLMHANNEIGTLLDIERTAGICGEYDALFHCDTVQTVGHYPLNLGRTKLHFMACAAHKLHGPKGVGFLYLNHEVKMPPFIYGGPQERNMRGGTENVYGIAGLARALEIACEHMDAHRQHIQGLKSYMAERLLEAIPGIQFNGPLNPSESLYTVLNVSFPPTEMAEMLLFNLDINGISASGGSACSSGSDVGSHVLTAIKADPERPAARFSFSKYTTKEEIDYTVEKLKELIRVIV; from the coding sequence ATGAGAGTTTACCTGGACAATGCGGCCACCACACCCATTGACCCCTCTGTACTGGAAGTAATGTACAAGGTCATGGAGGAGAATTACGGCAATCCTTCTTCCATTCACGCCCATGGACGGGAAGCGCGTTCGCTGGTGGAAAAGTCACGCAAGACAGTTGCCAAGCTGCTTAATACGTCTCCTTCGGAAATATTTTTCACTTCAGGGGGTACTGAAGCGCATAACGCTGCCATTATGGGAGGCATTTCAGCCTATGGCATCCGGCACGCCATTACATCCCGTATCGAACATCATGCGATACTGCATACGCTGGAAGCGCTCGCCCGCCAGGGAACCGTTCGTCTTAGTTTTGTAAACGTGGACGAAAAGGGAAGGGTGGACCTCCGTCACCTGGAGCAGTTACTTAAAGATAAGGGGCGAAGTTTTGTGTCCCTCATGCATGCCAATAATGAAATCGGAACACTGCTGGATATTGAAAGAACGGCCGGTATTTGCGGGGAATACGATGCGCTTTTCCATTGTGATACCGTTCAGACAGTAGGGCATTACCCGCTGAACCTTGGCAGGACGAAATTGCATTTCATGGCTTGTGCCGCTCATAAACTTCACGGACCCAAGGGGGTAGGCTTTCTTTACTTAAACCATGAGGTAAAGATGCCGCCATTTATATATGGCGGTCCGCAGGAAAGGAATATGCGCGGCGGTACAGAGAACGTATATGGTATAGCGGGCCTGGCCCGCGCCCTGGAAATCGCCTGCGAGCATATGGATGCTCACCGGCAACACATTCAGGGCCTGAAGTCGTATATGGCGGAGCGGCTGCTGGAAGCTATCCCCGGAATTCAGTTTAACGGTCCGCTGAACCCCTCGGAAAGCCTTTATACGGTATTGAACGTTTCTTTTCCGCCTACTGAAATGGCGGAAATGCTATTGTTTAACCTGGATATTAACGGTATATCCGCGTCGGGCGGAAGCGCCTGCTCTTCCGGCTCCGATGTAGGATCGCACGTACTTACCGCCATTAAGGCCGATCCGGAACGCCCGGCAGCCCGGTTTTCGTTCAGCAAATACACTACAAAAGAAGAGATCGACTATACGGTTGAAAAGCTGAAAGAGCTGATCAGGGTAATTGTTTAA
- the fbaA gene encoding class II fructose-bisphosphate aldolase — protein sequence MSQTIQITPGVITGEQVQHVFKVAKQHQFALPAVNVVGTNSVNAVMETAVEVDSPVMIQFSHGGAQFFAGKGLSNDQNRAIVLGAASGARHVHLLAEAYGANVILHTDHCPKKLLGWIDGLLDAGELFFKQYGKPLFSSHMLDLSEEPIAENIEISKRYLERMSKMGMTLEIELGVTGGEEDGVDNTDVDNSKLYTQPEEVAYAYEELSKVSSQFTIAAAFGNVHGVYKPGNVKLTPPILDNSQKYLREKLGLSEEKPVDFVFHGGSGSSREEIREAISYGAIKMNIDTDLQWAFWDGIRAYEAANHDFLQGQIGNPKGADEPNKKFYDPRVWLRKGEEALKARLKSAFEDLNCVGRNPLLNQ from the coding sequence ATGAGCCAAACAATTCAAATCACGCCCGGGGTAATCACCGGGGAACAAGTCCAGCATGTTTTTAAGGTGGCGAAACAACACCAGTTCGCACTGCCCGCTGTAAATGTGGTGGGGACCAATTCCGTAAACGCGGTGATGGAGACGGCGGTAGAAGTGGACTCTCCTGTAATGATCCAGTTTTCCCATGGGGGCGCCCAGTTCTTTGCGGGTAAAGGATTATCCAATGATCAGAACAGGGCGATTGTCCTTGGTGCGGCTTCAGGAGCCAGGCACGTACACCTGCTTGCCGAAGCTTACGGCGCTAACGTGATCCTGCATACGGATCATTGCCCGAAAAAACTGCTGGGCTGGATTGACGGGCTCCTGGATGCCGGCGAGTTGTTCTTCAAGCAATACGGAAAGCCCTTGTTCAGTTCGCACATGCTGGACCTTTCCGAAGAGCCTATCGCTGAGAACATTGAAATAAGCAAACGCTACCTGGAACGTATGAGTAAAATGGGAATGACCCTGGAAATTGAACTGGGCGTTACCGGCGGGGAAGAAGATGGCGTGGACAATACAGATGTTGATAATTCCAAGCTTTATACACAACCGGAAGAAGTGGCCTACGCATACGAGGAGCTTTCTAAAGTGAGCAGCCAGTTTACGATTGCCGCTGCTTTCGGAAATGTGCATGGAGTGTACAAGCCGGGTAACGTGAAATTAACGCCGCCTATCCTGGACAATTCCCAGAAATACCTGAGGGAGAAACTAGGCCTGAGCGAAGAAAAACCGGTGGACTTTGTATTTCACGGCGGTTCCGGTTCCAGCAGGGAGGAGATCCGGGAAGCGATCTCATACGGGGCCATTAAGATGAACATTGATACTGACCTGCAATGGGCGTTCTGGGACGGCATCCGGGCATACGAAGCAGCTAACCATGATTTTCTGCAGGGACAGATCGGGAATCCTAAAGGAGCCGATGAGCCTAACAAGAAGTTCTACGATCCAAGGGTATGGCTGAGAAAAGGGGAAGAGGCGCTTAAAGCAAGGCTGAAGAGTGCTTTCGAAGACCTTAACTGCGTCGGCAGGAACCCGCTGCTTAACCAGTAG
- the accD gene encoding acetyl-CoA carboxylase, carboxyltransferase subunit beta codes for MSWFKRVKEGITTKTEEKKETPDGIWEKCPSCKKVLHLSEQLENQYVCIYCGYQLRIGSREYFEILFDNNEFTELYPDLTAADPLHFADTKKYTDRLAESTKKTGLKDALRSAHGKINGHDLVVACMDFNFIGGSMGSVVGEKIARSIDYCIQHRIPFMIISKSGGARMMEAAFSLMQMAKTSARLARLAEEKIPYISLLTDPTTGGVTASYAMLGDINIAEPGAMIGFAGPRVIKETIKKDLPKGFQSAEFVQEHGFLDFIVDRREMKGKLTSFLKMMADNPRQ; via the coding sequence ATGAGCTGGTTTAAACGAGTAAAAGAAGGTATAACTACCAAGACAGAAGAAAAGAAGGAGACGCCTGACGGCATCTGGGAGAAATGCCCCTCCTGCAAAAAAGTGCTTCACTTGTCAGAGCAGCTCGAAAATCAATACGTCTGTATTTATTGCGGGTATCAGCTCCGGATCGGTTCAAGGGAGTATTTTGAGATCCTTTTCGACAATAATGAATTTACCGAACTCTACCCCGACCTGACCGCCGCCGATCCCCTCCACTTCGCAGATACCAAAAAATACACCGACCGGCTTGCCGAAAGCACTAAAAAGACAGGGCTGAAAGACGCGCTGCGTTCCGCTCACGGAAAGATAAACGGTCATGATCTGGTAGTTGCCTGCATGGACTTTAATTTTATCGGTGGATCCATGGGATCGGTAGTAGGTGAAAAGATCGCACGGTCCATCGACTACTGCATTCAGCACCGCATTCCTTTCATGATCATTTCGAAATCAGGAGGCGCCCGGATGATGGAAGCCGCCTTTTCATTGATGCAAATGGCCAAAACATCAGCAAGGCTTGCCCGGCTCGCGGAAGAGAAGATTCCTTATATTTCCCTGCTTACTGATCCTACCACCGGCGGAGTTACGGCTTCCTATGCCATGTTGGGCGACATTAATATCGCAGAACCCGGCGCCATGATTGGTTTCGCCGGCCCGCGGGTAATCAAAGAAACAATAAAGAAGGATCTGCCCAAAGGATTCCAGAGCGCCGAATTCGTGCAGGAACATGGCTTCCTGGATTTTATCGTTGACCGCCGGGAAATGAAGGGAAAGCTTACTTCTTTCCTGAAAATGATGGCGGACAACCCCAGGCAATAG
- a CDS encoding class I fructose-bisphosphate aldolase — MLIDDITAILGSQAGYLLEHTCETIQREKLHTPGPGFIDRVHAQSSRNNQVLNSLASLYRHGRLGGTGFLSILPVDQGVEHTAGASFAPNPDYFDPENIVELALEGGCNAVASSFGVLASVARKYAHKIPFLVKINHNELMTYPNKYDQVLFGTVKDSWNMGACAVGATIYFGSAESDRQLTEIAAAFEHAHELGMATVLWCYTRNEAFKRGGIDYHSAADLSSQAVHLGVTIQADIIKQKMPETNRPGFKDLNFGKWDEAMYGQLMSEHPIDMCRYQVLNCYAGRAPLINSGGASQGTSDKEEAVYTAVINKRAGGAGLIMGRKSFQRPLAEGVEILHAVQDVYLEKAITLA; from the coding sequence ATGCTGATTGATGACATTACCGCTATCCTGGGCAGCCAGGCCGGATATCTCCTGGAACATACGTGTGAAACCATTCAGCGGGAAAAGCTCCATACTCCCGGCCCCGGCTTTATTGACCGGGTGCATGCGCAAAGCAGCCGTAATAACCAGGTGCTGAACAGTCTCGCTTCCCTTTACCGGCACGGAAGGCTGGGCGGAACCGGGTTCCTTTCCATTCTCCCGGTAGACCAGGGGGTAGAACATACGGCGGGAGCTTCCTTTGCGCCCAACCCCGATTATTTTGATCCCGAAAACATCGTGGAACTAGCCCTGGAAGGCGGCTGTAACGCGGTCGCGAGTTCCTTCGGCGTTCTGGCTTCCGTGGCAAGGAAATATGCGCATAAGATCCCCTTCCTGGTAAAGATCAATCATAACGAGCTGATGACCTATCCGAACAAGTACGACCAGGTATTGTTCGGGACGGTTAAGGACTCCTGGAACATGGGCGCCTGCGCGGTAGGAGCCACAATTTACTTTGGATCGGCGGAATCCGACAGGCAGCTAACAGAAATAGCGGCGGCCTTTGAACATGCCCATGAACTGGGTATGGCCACCGTCCTCTGGTGTTATACGAGGAATGAAGCGTTTAAACGCGGCGGCATTGACTATCATTCTGCAGCTGACCTGAGTTCCCAGGCCGTTCACCTGGGTGTGACCATCCAGGCGGATATTATAAAGCAGAAAATGCCGGAAACTAACCGTCCGGGATTTAAGGACCTGAACTTCGGCAAATGGGACGAAGCCATGTACGGGCAGTTAATGAGTGAGCATCCTATAGATATGTGCCGCTACCAGGTATTGAATTGTTATGCCGGAAGGGCTCCCCTGATCAACTCCGGCGGCGCTTCCCAAGGCACCTCCGATAAGGAAGAAGCGGTCTATACAGCGGTTATTAACAAGCGCGCCGGGGGCGCCGGGCTTATCATGGGACGCAAATCATTTCAGCGTCCGCTCGCCGAAGGCGTGGAGATATTACATGCCGTTCAGGATGTTTATTTGGAAAAAGCAATTACGCTTGCTTAA
- a CDS encoding GNAT family N-acetyltransferase — protein sequence MMMKVLVNKVSSAEELELVFSIRQKVFVEEQQVSPEEEYDEFEAVSVHFLAKLNGTPAGTARWRKTGQGYKLERFAVLKEFRGSGLGSALMKALLSDLPADASSVYLNAQLDARKLYEKFGFRQEGEEFLEAGIRHYRMRLIPVY from the coding sequence ATGATGATGAAAGTTTTGGTGAACAAGGTCAGCAGCGCAGAGGAGCTGGAGCTTGTCTTTTCAATCCGTCAAAAAGTTTTCGTGGAAGAACAGCAGGTAAGCCCTGAGGAGGAGTACGATGAATTTGAAGCAGTTTCCGTGCATTTTCTTGCAAAGCTGAACGGGACTCCCGCGGGAACAGCCCGCTGGCGGAAAACCGGGCAGGGGTACAAGCTGGAACGCTTTGCGGTGTTAAAAGAATTCAGGGGCAGCGGGCTGGGGTCGGCCCTAATGAAGGCGCTGCTGAGCGACTTGCCCGCAGACGCTTCGTCCGTTTACCTGAATGCACAGCTCGATGCCAGGAAATTGTACGAGAAGTTCGGTTTCCGGCAGGAAGGGGAGGAGTTCCTGGAAGCTGGTATCCGGCATTACCGGATGCGCCTTATTCCCGTCTACTGA
- a CDS encoding glycoside hydrolase family 16 protein → MKTNKIFITLLCFLVLAGLTCNGQENPSGIKTDSPFRNLVWSDEFNYQGLPDSGKWVYETGYVRNNELQYYTRARPENARVEKGNLVIQARNDSLVIDGKAHPVTSASITTQGRRDWTYGRIEVRAKLPGSKGTWPAIWMLGSNITEVGWPDCGEIDIMEHVGYMPDTIHVNVHTGKYNHADGTGKGGRTHVQAPFENFHLYAIEWMDDRIDFFVDEKKVFTFRNEGTGNAAWPYDKPHYLILNLAFGGAWGAARGVDINSLPQTYLVDYVRVYQ, encoded by the coding sequence ATGAAAACAAACAAGATCTTTATTACCCTGTTGTGCTTCCTCGTGCTGGCCGGCTTAACCTGCAACGGCCAGGAAAATCCGTCCGGCATCAAAACCGACAGCCCTTTCCGGAACCTGGTGTGGTCAGACGAGTTTAATTACCAGGGGCTGCCGGACAGCGGCAAATGGGTATATGAAACGGGTTACGTTCGTAATAATGAACTTCAGTATTATACCAGGGCCCGGCCGGAAAATGCCCGGGTTGAAAAAGGAAACCTGGTCATACAGGCACGGAATGATTCACTTGTTATTGACGGAAAAGCACACCCGGTCACCTCGGCCAGTATTACTACCCAGGGCCGGCGGGACTGGACCTACGGCCGGATCGAAGTAAGGGCCAAGCTCCCCGGAAGCAAGGGCACCTGGCCGGCTATCTGGATGCTGGGCAGCAATATCACCGAAGTGGGATGGCCTGACTGCGGCGAAATTGATATCATGGAACACGTTGGCTATATGCCTGATACGATTCATGTAAATGTTCACACTGGAAAATACAATCATGCCGACGGTACCGGGAAAGGTGGCCGCACCCATGTTCAGGCTCCCTTTGAAAATTTCCACCTCTATGCCATAGAATGGATGGACGACCGGATTGACTTTTTTGTTGACGAAAAAAAGGTATTTACGTTCCGCAACGAGGGAACAGGGAACGCTGCCTGGCCTTACGACAAGCCTCATTACCTCATACTGAACCTGGCTTTCGGGGGCGCCTGGGGAGCGGCGCGTGGAGTGGACATAAACTCGCTGCCCCAGACGTACCTGGTAGATTACGTAAGGGTTTATCAGTAG
- a CDS encoding TonB-dependent receptor plug domain-containing protein, whose product MNKKKVLLSCLTAGMLVAGTAAAQEKALTLDQVVITATKFDKKSSETGKVVRVITREDLDKLRGRNLAEILNDQAGIVINNVYGPQGSNMSYHLRGAAPKYTTIQIDGIPVADPSGITTFFDLNSLSPDQIERIEILRGANSTLHGSGAVAGVINIITKKGGNKPVSVNGLLSGGSYDTYRGNANLSGTLSGGLFDYNVGYTYLDSKGFSSAKPQTGDTVVFDKDGFEQHAVNLNFAIRPAAQLSIKPFLRYSKNEYDYDARAFTDGPNIGENRFLQTGLGLVKYLGDRGQWVASYSYANFDRRTDDAPGTGTALSYFDGVQHNAETYVNYRLSSSFHFIAGADFNELHSDAITPYGKISADSANMNYGSLFGSVFFSSPSGFNVEAGGRFNHHSLYGSNGTYTLNPSYLIASRHKVFVNLASAFRVPVLDELYASYGNPHLEPELSQSYEAGYEGVFAGEQLKVALTAFKRDVEDVITFGPDFRYINFDKQNDYGLEAEAEAVLGDLNLKAFYAFTDGELTTADTTYSNLYKRPRHSAGLRLGYQVRPDLYLSLNSRYMGERTDLVFTSGANEDKTLDPFVLLDFYAQYQFNKHFRLFADLKNITDADYVESTGYHTRGMNFTAGLSVSF is encoded by the coding sequence ATGAACAAAAAGAAAGTACTTTTAAGTTGCTTAACGGCCGGTATGCTCGTGGCAGGAACCGCAGCCGCACAGGAAAAAGCGCTGACGCTGGACCAGGTGGTCATTACCGCTACAAAATTCGATAAGAAATCCTCGGAAACCGGCAAAGTCGTACGGGTGATTACCCGGGAGGATCTCGACAAATTGCGGGGAAGAAACCTCGCCGAGATACTGAACGACCAGGCGGGAATTGTGATCAATAACGTGTACGGGCCTCAGGGAAGCAATATGTCTTATCACCTTCGCGGCGCAGCGCCCAAATACACCACGATTCAGATAGACGGTATTCCCGTGGCGGACCCATCGGGTATTACCACTTTTTTTGATCTTAATAGCCTCTCTCCCGATCAGATCGAACGAATTGAGATCCTGCGGGGCGCGAACTCAACCCTGCATGGTTCGGGAGCGGTAGCGGGTGTGATCAACATCATTACCAAAAAGGGCGGAAATAAGCCGGTTTCGGTAAACGGCCTGCTTTCCGGAGGGAGTTATGATACCTACCGGGGCAATGCAAACCTTTCCGGCACGCTTTCGGGCGGGCTTTTTGACTATAACGTGGGTTACACCTACCTGGACAGCAAGGGATTTTCTTCAGCGAAACCGCAAACGGGTGATACCGTAGTCTTTGATAAAGACGGATTCGAACAGCACGCAGTAAATCTGAACTTTGCCATCCGTCCGGCGGCGCAGCTAAGCATCAAGCCTTTTCTTCGTTATTCCAAGAATGAATACGATTATGATGCGAGGGCTTTTACAGACGGACCTAACATCGGTGAAAACCGTTTCCTGCAGACGGGATTGGGCCTTGTGAAATACCTGGGCGATCGCGGCCAGTGGGTCGCATCTTATTCTTATGCGAATTTTGACAGGAGAACCGATGACGCGCCCGGTACCGGAACGGCGCTCAGCTATTTTGACGGAGTACAGCATAACGCGGAAACCTATGTTAATTACCGCCTTAGTTCGTCTTTCCATTTCATTGCCGGCGCGGATTTTAATGAACTTCACTCTGATGCCATTACTCCCTACGGCAAGATTTCCGCGGATTCCGCCAATATGAATTACGGGAGTTTGTTTGGGTCCGTATTTTTCAGTAGCCCTTCCGGCTTTAACGTAGAGGCCGGCGGGAGATTCAATCATCATTCTCTTTATGGAAGCAACGGCACCTATACCCTGAATCCCTCTTATTTGATCGCCAGCCGCCACAAGGTATTTGTTAACCTGGCGTCCGCCTTTCGCGTCCCCGTACTGGATGAACTTTACGCGTCCTACGGTAACCCGCATCTTGAACCGGAACTTTCTCAAAGTTACGAAGCCGGCTACGAAGGGGTGTTTGCCGGCGAGCAGCTTAAAGTGGCCCTTACCGCCTTTAAGCGGGATGTTGAAGACGTGATCACCTTTGGCCCGGATTTCAGGTATATTAACTTTGATAAGCAAAATGATTATGGCCTGGAAGCCGAAGCGGAGGCGGTTCTGGGAGATCTGAATCTGAAGGCCTTTTATGCATTTACCGACGGGGAGCTGACGACCGCCGACACGACTTACAGCAACCTTTACAAGCGGCCCCGCCATTCGGCAGGCCTGCGGCTGGGTTACCAGGTGCGTCCTGATCTTTATCTTTCCCTGAATTCCCGGTACATGGGAGAACGCACTGACCTGGTATTCACCTCGGGAGCAAACGAAGATAAAACACTTGACCCCTTCGTTTTACTGGACTTTTACGCACAATACCAGTTTAACAAACATTTCAGGCTTTTCGCCGACCTGAAAAATATTACGGATGCCGATTATGTCGAATCTACCGGGTATCATACCAGGGGCATGAACTTCACCGCGGGTCTGAGCGTTAGCTTTTAA
- the glpK gene encoding glycerol kinase GlpK: MEKFILSLDQGTTSSRAIIFDHKGTIRSVAQKEFRQLFPQPGWVEHDPLEIWSTQAGVAAEAVTQAGLNSEQLASLGITNQRETTIVWERESGKPVYNAIVWQDRRTAAFCDELKKQGLDKLIREKTGLVVDAYFSGTKIKWILDNVPGARAKAEAGKLAFGTVDSWLIWNLTQGKLHVTDVTNASRTMLYNINTMQWDKELLEILTVPENMLPQVRSCSEVYGHTSGKLMGQAVPIAGIAGDQHAALFGQMCIRKGMVKNTYGTGCFMVMNTGTEVIPSKNNLVSTVAWQINGETTYALEGSIFIAGAVVQWLRDGLGIIRSSPEVEKLALEVKNSDGVYLVPAFAGLGAPYWNQDARGTLVGLTRGTTAAHIARAALDSIAYQTLDVLKAMEADSGLDIPELRVDGGATANNLLMQFQANLLQANVVRPKVTETTALGAAYFAGLATGFWEDIPSLEQQWQEDRQFSPEMAPEETESLLSGWKKAIHATISWTETT, from the coding sequence ATGGAAAAATTTATCCTGTCCCTTGACCAGGGAACGACCAGCTCAAGAGCCATTATTTTTGATCACAAAGGAACTATCCGTTCGGTAGCGCAGAAAGAATTCCGGCAACTGTTTCCCCAGCCCGGCTGGGTGGAACATGATCCCCTGGAAATTTGGTCTACGCAGGCGGGTGTGGCAGCTGAAGCCGTTACGCAGGCAGGCCTCAACAGCGAGCAGCTGGCTAGCCTGGGAATTACCAATCAGCGGGAAACGACGATCGTATGGGAACGCGAAAGCGGGAAGCCGGTATATAACGCCATTGTATGGCAGGACCGCCGTACGGCCGCTTTCTGTGATGAGCTTAAAAAACAGGGCCTGGATAAACTTATTCGCGAGAAAACCGGCCTGGTAGTAGATGCCTACTTCTCCGGCACCAAGATCAAGTGGATACTGGACAATGTTCCCGGCGCCAGGGCAAAAGCGGAAGCGGGTAAACTTGCTTTCGGAACGGTGGATAGCTGGCTGATCTGGAACCTGACCCAGGGAAAGCTTCACGTAACGGATGTGACCAACGCTTCCCGCACGATGCTGTATAATATTAATACCATGCAGTGGGACAAGGAGCTGCTGGAAATACTGACCGTTCCGGAAAATATGCTTCCCCAGGTGCGTTCCTGCAGTGAAGTATATGGACACACTTCCGGAAAACTGATGGGACAGGCGGTGCCTATTGCCGGCATTGCGGGTGATCAGCATGCCGCGCTTTTCGGCCAGATGTGTATCCGGAAAGGAATGGTGAAAAACACCTACGGAACCGGCTGCTTTATGGTGATGAATACGGGCACGGAAGTGATCCCCTCCAAAAATAACCTGGTAAGCACCGTCGCCTGGCAGATCAACGGCGAAACGACCTATGCGCTGGAGGGCAGCATTTTTATCGCCGGCGCCGTAGTGCAGTGGCTGCGGGACGGCCTGGGAATTATCCGCTCATCCCCGGAAGTGGAAAAATTGGCCCTGGAAGTAAAGAACAGCGATGGAGTGTACCTGGTACCGGCTTTTGCAGGTTTGGGAGCCCCTTACTGGAACCAGGACGCAAGAGGTACCCTGGTTGGCCTGACAAGAGGCACTACCGCTGCCCATATCGCCAGGGCAGCCCTGGACAGTATTGCTTATCAAACGCTGGATGTATTAAAAGCAATGGAAGCCGATTCCGGCCTGGACATCCCGGAACTCCGTGTGGACGGCGGCGCTACCGCCAATAACCTGCTGATGCAGTTCCAGGCTAACCTTCTTCAGGCTAATGTCGTCCGGCCCAAAGTAACGGAAACGACCGCCCTGGGGGCCGCCTATTTTGCCGGCCTTGCAACTGGTTTCTGGGAAGATATTCCTTCGCTGGAGCAGCAATGGCAGGAGGACCGCCAGTTTTCCCCCGAAATGGCGCCGGAAGAGACAGAATCCTTGCTCAGCGGCTGGAAAAAAGCCATTCATGCGACCATTTCATGGACCGAAACTACATAG